AATTTCCAACTTCCGTGATGATCTTGTACGCCCAATCATTGGGAATCCCGAGATTTTGGCCGAAAGCGCCTTCAGTCCCCAGCAGACGACGAATAGCTGGGTTTTGCGTATTGCGCATTTCACCAGCATTCTTTGACGTGACGCCAAGCTCTTCTGCTTCAACCATAGCGAAGAGCGACCAGCGAACGATGTCGGCCCATTGATCATCCCCCTGGCGCACAGCAGGTCCAAGAGGCTCCTTGGAAATGATTTCGGGCAATACCACGTGATCATTAAGATCAGCCAACTTCAGTCGTTCCGAATAAAGACCGGATGCGTCCGTCGTGAAGGCATCACAACGCCCGGCATCATAGGCGGCAACCACCTCGTCTGATTTTTCAAAAGCAACGATTGAGTACGCCAATCCATTAGTGCGAAAAAAGTCAGCGACATTGAGCTCGGTCGTGGTGCCCGTATTGGTACAGACAACCGCACCATCCAGCTCCATAACACTCTTCACACCGAGTTCCTTGCGAACCATAAAACCCTGGCCGTCATAGTAATTGACCCCGACAAAATCCAGACCGAGTGCGGTATCCCGGGTCAGTGACCAGGTTGTATTCCGGGTCAGCACATCAATCTCACCAGATTGCAGTGCGGTAAATCGCTCCTTCGCAGACAGGGGTGTATAGCGGGATTTATCCGCGTCCCCAAAAACAGCAGCGGCAACAGCACGACAGACGTCGACATCAATACCGCTCCAGTCACCTGAGTCATTTGGATTGGAAAATCCAGGTAGGCCCTGACTCACACCGCAGCGCACATAGCCCCGTGCACGCACCAGGTCGAGGGTCGACCGGTTCTCCACCACGGGAAGCGGTTCAGGTTCGGCGTTCGGATCTGCGTCATCGCTCGCTGCAACAGCCGGTGCAGTCTCCTCACCGCCACCTGCAAACATCGGATACAGCAGAAAGCCCGCCACAAGCCCAACAACCAGGGCCAAAACCGCTGGCAAAAGCCGATTGTTCATGAAATCTCCCCTCAAACGCGCCTAACTCAGTATTGAACTCTGACTTTGGCTCTATAGCTCTTTTGCTACAGCCCGCCACCCCCTATTCTTACAACGAAGTCGGCTGCGACACTAGAAGCGGTCGCCATAAGTCTATGAGTGGCGGAAAATGACCAAAAAAAAGCATCAAGACACGACAATCGTCACAACAGGCAGAGATCCCCATAATAATCACGGGGTCATCAATCCACCTGTCTATCACGCGTCGACCATCCTATATCCCAGCGTCGAGGCCCTGCATGCACGAGATGCAAAAGTAACCTATGGCCGACGTGGCACACCGACGACCTTTGCGTTTCAGGATGCCGTTGCGGAACTGGAAGGTGGATATCGGACCTTAGTGACGCCTTCAGGGCTGTCGGCCTGTTCGATCGCACTCCTGGCACACTTGAAAGCCGGCGATCACGTTCTTGTCACCGACAGTGTTTATGGACCAACGCGCACTTTTTGCGACATTGTTCTCAAAAGGTATGGCATTGATGTTGAGTATTACGATCCCGTGATCGGTGCGGGCATCGCCAAGCTGCTCAGGTCTGAGACCACCGTCGTTTATACCGAGGCACCAGGATCGCAGACATTTGAAATGCAGGACATCCCGGCAATCGCCAAGGCGGCACATGATGCGGGCGTACTTGTCATGATGGACAATACATGGGCCTCACCCCTCTTCTGCAATCCCTTCGCCCTTGGTGCAGACGTCTCTATTCAGGCGGCAACGAAATATATTGTCGGCCATTCGGACGTGATGATGGGAACCATCACGACAAATGAGAGTGCCTGGCGCGCAACGATCAAAAACCATGGTGCAATTGGCATCACAGCGGGACCTGATGACATTTATCTCGCGCTCCGGGGCTTAAGGACTCTCTCCGTCCGGTTACACCGGCATATGGAGACAGGCATCCTTCTTGCGAAATGGCTTGAAGACAGACCGGAAGTGTCGCGCGTGCTGCACCCGGCACTGCCGACCGACCCAGGCCATGAAATCTGGAAGAGAGACTTTAGCGGCGCCTGCGGCTTGTTTGGCGTTGTCTTGAAACCAACGAGTGACAAGGCGGTCGCTGCCATGCTCGACCACTTAGAGCTGTTCGGGATGGGATATTCCTGGGGCGGATATGAAAGCCTGATCATCCCTGCAGACCCTGCCAGCAACCGAACGGCCACGAAATGGGCGCCGGAAGGCCCCCTGATCCGCATCCATGCAGGTCTTGAAGATCCTCAGGACTTGATCGCGGACCTAGAGGCAGGGTTCGAAAGGCTGGCAAAGAACCCATGAGAGCAACTCTCTTTGTCGCATGCGTTAGCCTGGTTTATTTTTCCCTTCCAGCCTATGGGGACGGAGCTGCTTGTGAACCAATCACCATCTTCGCCGCCGCAAGCACGACGGATGTCCTAGAGGAAATTGCATCAGAATATGAAAAGGAAACCGCCTGCTCTGTTAGCACAGTATTTGCTGGGTCCGGCACATTAGCACGGCAGATAGAAGCAGGCGCCCCAGCCGACCTTTTTCTCTCTGCAAATGCGGATTGGGCGAAATGGATCGCGAATGCGGGTCTTATCCGTCCAGAAAACAAAGTTGACCTACTCACCAACCAGCTTGTGTTTATTGTCTCGGCGCGAGACCCAGACGCACGTCTCAATATTCAGCAAGCAGAACGCCTGCGGAATTATCTAAGTAATGGCAAGTTGGCAATTGGCGACCCAAACACGGTACCAGCTGGACGGTATGCGCAGGCTGTGTTGCGCCATTTCGGTCTAGGAGGCCTTGGGGATGGACAGGTTGTGCGTGCGTCATCCGTCCGGTCCGCCGTTACGTGGGTTGCTCGAGGTGAAGCCAGGGCTGGCATCGTTTATAGAACGGATGCAGCGATTGAGGGTGAGGTGAGGATCGCCGGCTCAATTCCCTCGGTTGATGGTATCGACATTACCTACCCACTTGCCCTTGTCGGTAGAACGCCCAACAACGCAGCTGTTGGCTTCTTCAGATACCTGCAATCCTATGATGCGGCAGCCGTCTTCGCTGACCATGGTTTCAGCCGGATATCTGCGCGGTGATGTTGGAACTGACAAATGCAGAGTGGGTAGCGCTCTCCCTCTCCCTGAAGGTAGCCCTCACAGGCGTCATCGTCTCACTGCCTCTCGGCTTCGTCGTTGCTTGGGTCCTTGCACGCAAAAATTTTCCCGGAAAAATCATCTTAGACGGCCTCGTTCACCTACCGCTCGTCGTGCCGCCTGTCGCCACAGGCTATCTCTTGTTAGTTTTGCTCGGCATCAATGGCCCTTTTGGCGCGTGGCTGAATGATCAGTTCGGACTGCGTCTTGTATTTACCTGGCAGGGCGCAGCCATTGTCGCTGCAGTGATGGGCTTTCCCCTGCTTGTAAGAGCCCTGCGTCTCTCTATTGAAGCCATCGACACGGGGCTCATTCATGCAGCGCGAACGTTAGGCGCGTCTCCTTCACGTGTTTTCGTGACTATCATTCTACCCCTGGTCTCCCCGGGCCTGATCGCTGGCTCTCTCCTCGCGTTCTCTCGCGCATTAGGCGAGTTTGGTGCCACCATTGCATTCGTGGGAAACATTCCCGGCGAAACGCAAACCCTACCTCTTGCTCTCTACAGCGCGCTCCAGTCCCCAGGCGGAGAAGAGATGGGCTATCGATTGGTCGCACTCTCAATTGTGCTTGCTGTTGTCACCCTTGCAGCGTCTGAACTCCTTGGGCGCGCGGTGCGCAAGCGTCTGACGGGAGATGCTTGATGAGCAGCGTTCTTTCTATCTCGGTGCAGAAGCAAGAAGGAACGTTTGCTCTCGACGCTAACCTCGAAGCATCGGCGGGAGTAACCGCCATTATCGGTCCATCGGGCGCTGGCAAAAGCATGCTCCTCTCAACCATTGCTGGTTTGGCTGATCCCGACAAAGGGTACATACGGTTAGATGAGCAAGCTCTCTTTGACGCTGCGCTAAACGTCAACCTGTCTCCGGAACACAGGGAGCTAGGGATGGTCTTCCAAGACGCACGCCTCTTTCCCCATATGACGGTGAAATCCAACCTGACCTTTTCTCGAAGGCAGACTCGCGCCGCCCTCAGCACGTTGGAGGAGATCGTTGATCTTATGGACATCGGTAGTCTTCTTCCACGCCGTCCACATCACTTGTCTGGTGGCGAAAAACAGCGAGTTGCCATCGGACGTGCGCTTCTCTCTGCACCGGCTGCTCTTTTGATGGACGAGCCCCTCGCCAGTCTTGATCTGGCGCGTCGACGTGAGATCATGCCGTTTCTAGAGCGTTTGCGGCATCGCTTTGATTTGCCGATTCTCTATGTCAGCCACAATTTGGATGAGACCCTGAGGCTTGCTGACAGCGTTATTGTGATAGATCAGGGGAAAATCCTTGCGCGCGGCAGCGTCGAAGAAACCTTGAGCCGGATCGATGTTCAGTCATTAATCCTCGGCGGCGCAAAAACAAACGACCATCCAGAACCCGTGACGATTGTAGCTGCCACCATAGGAAAACGATCTGAAGACGGCTTGTTCTCCATCGAGACACCATGGGGGGTGCTGACCGCCCCAAATATCACCGGGCGTTACGGCGACCAGGTAAGGCTTCGTATTCGCGCCCGAGACATCGTCCTTTCAACGGCTGAACCAACAGGCCTATCAATCCGCAATGTCATCGCAGGACAGGTCGGCACAATGACTGAAGCCGGAAACGCTCAGGTAGATGTTCTTGTGCGACCATCACACGATAGTAACGCTCAGCCCGTCTGGGCGCGGATCACGAGACGCGCAGCCACAGAATTGGATCTGCAACCTGGTCGCCCGATCTGGGCACTCCTGAAGGCTGTTGTTCTTACATCTGATATTGAGCTGGAAGCCCTTCGATGACAGAAGCGTCTCGTGATAGACTAGATAAAACAAATTAAAACGAGCGGGAGGCCACCGTGGCACAAGTTGAAGTGAAAAGTGAGATCACGGGCAAAGTCTGGAAGATTGAGACAAAAGCTGGAGACAAGCTAGAGGAGGATGATCCCATCCTGATCTTAGAGTCCATGAAGATGGAAATTCCGATCATGGCGCCAGCCGATGGAACCCTTGTTGAAATTCTGGTGTCAGAAGAAGACGCCATCGAAGAAGGTCAGACAGTGGCCTTGTTCGACGAAGACTAATCAGGAAACCCCAAATATCTTCCGAAGAAATGGGTTCAGCATTTTGGCCTCTGGGTCCAAGCGGTTCCGGACAGAACAGAAATCAGCCCATTTCGGGTAGAGCGCCTGCAAGTCCCCCGCAGCCAACGTGTGCAATTTACCCCAATGCGGCCGACCATCATATTTTCGAAATATCTGCTCAACACCTCTGAAGAGCTTCGCATACGCCTGTTTGTGGTATTGGTGAATTGAGATCGTGACAGAATCCTGTTCGAAGAAGGGACTGAGCCACGCATCATCCGCAGCCACATAGCGGTACTCAATCGGAAATAGAAAATTCTCACCGCAAGACCGCATATGCTCAGCGACCTCCCGAACACAATCAGGTCCACGCTCCGCGGGGACAGCATATTCCATCTCATTGAAGCGCACATTTCTGTCGCTGGGAAAAGCATCATGTGACCACCGGGAGCGCCCGGGAGCGTCACCGGCGTAGCGAGAACCACCCTGTTCTGTCATCTGTCGCTGAAACCGTCTACGCAGGAAGGGAGCAAACCTACTGATCTCGCAAAGTTTTCTGAACGCAATATCCGCCGGACCGTCTTGTCCATCAGGTGCCCTTTTGCGCGGTTTTGGTTGAACATCAGAGATATTGAGTGTCTTCACCAGAACTTCGTCAGCAAACGGAAACCAGAAAAACTCAAAATGCCGATTGTCATCGCGGAGGCCATCAAGTGTGTCGAAGAGATCCGCGACGGACAGTCGTCCTCCTCGCTCTTCCAGCGCATAGGCTGGTGCGCATTGCAGGTCGATCTCTGACATGATCCCAAGACTGCCCATGGAAACCCGACCCGCGTCAAAAACATCTGAGTTTTCCACTGTCGAGCAGTTGATGATCTCTCCACTGGGTGTCACGAGCCGAAAACCAACAACCGCGGCAGAAACGCTTTTTAGTGATTTCCCGGTACCATGGGTGCCCGTGCCAACAGCGCCTGCAATCGCCTGCCGGTCAATGTCACCCTGATTGATCAGACCTAAACCCTGTTCAGACAACAAGGGACCAAGATCTCTAATCGTCGAACCAGCAAAAACTCGGGCAGTATGGGATGCTTCACTCGATGAAATCAGTCCGCTCATTTTCTCGAGCGAGAAGAGCGTCTCGTTGCTTTCACAGATAGGCGTAAAAGAATGTCCTGAACCAGCCACTCGAATAGGGCCACTGGCCCCGGCGACAAGCCCCGCAAGTTCGGATTCGGTTTCCGGTTTATAGAAGGTGTGGGGGTGCGCCTTCACCCATCCAGACCAATTCTGCCATTTGGTTTGCGACATGCCCTTCCCCCCAACTTCCTAAGGATCGAGCATACAAAAGGCGGGCGCATACACAATGCACCCGCCTCTCAATTTAGACAGAAATCTGGATCAGCGGCTGGCCGCAGCCCGCACACCTGATGGAGTGAACTGGCTCTCGTCCAGCTCATCCGCAAAGAAGTTGATCATGGGTTCCTGGTTTTTCAGGCCCTGAACAACATACCGGCCTACGATCAGGTCATACACAATTTCTGATCCATTGAAGCAGGTCGGAACATCGTAATATTGGACGATGTGGGCTTCCTGCGTCCGCCACAACTCACCGCGACCGTCATAAAGCTCTGCGGCCGCCATGGTCCAGCTATCCTCGTCCATATACTTTACGCGGCGCGTATAAATATGGCGCTGACCTTCATTCAGCTTGCCTTCGACTGCCCATACACGGTGCAGTTCATAGCGAAGCAAGTCCTGGTCGACATGTCGATCCTCCGCGATCTGTTCATAAGTCAGAGCATCGGAGCCGATCTTATAGCTGTTATAGGCAATGTACTTTTCCTGTTTGCCCAGAAGCTCCCACTGATATCGATCCGGCGACCCATTGAAGAGGTCAAAATTGTCTGCAGTTTGCAGACCGTCCGAATAGGACTGAGGATTGTCATAGGCAATCGTTGGAGCTCGACGCACACGGCGGGTACCTGGGCTGTAAGACCACGCGTTACGAGGCCCGGCAACCTGATTGATCGTGTCATGTACAAGAATGATCTCACCGGCACGACGTGCTGGAGAAACGACCGTCTGCATATACTTCAACGAAATGTTGTTAAGGTCGGCAAATTTCTCCGTTGTCGGATCAGCATAGGTGAAAATAACCTGATCGCGAACCACGATGGGTGTGAACCCTCCACCAAATGACGGTGAGAAGGCGGAAAACTGCCGAGTGAGCTTATGACCACGGTAGCGCAAGTTGTGGTTCCAGACCACCTCAACGCCTTCTTGTGGGATCGGGAAAGGCGTGCCCAACAGTGCGCCATCAACCCCATTACCGTCGGCAACAAGCGTTGCATTTACCGCATTTGCTCGGTTGGCTGCGTAAACTGCCTCTGGGAACGCACATGAACGCCGTGTCGGATATACGTTCATTTTGTACGTATCATAGGCATTCAAAATGGCCAGATGCCCAGGCGTCAGCTTGTCTGAATGTTCCGCAGCATTCTCTGGCGTGATTGTGAAAAGAACTTCGTCATCCGCGAAAGGATCGGGATGGTGATCACCAATTGTATAGGTGACACCAGCTGGCGGGCTCGAAATACCACCCGTCCACGCAGGGATCGTGCCGCCGGCATTGCCTGCGCGCTCGGCGCCCATGGGAGTCAGGTCACCGTCAAGACGAGCTGCCTCGCTTTCGCTTACGCCAGCCATTGCCGGGAAAGCCATTCCAAGACCCACACCGGCAACCAGCGACACCGCCAGCAGCTTGTTGGAGCCCTTCGTAGTTACAAATTTCATGAGACATCCCTCTCCTGAGAGTCAAACGTTTCAAAACGACGCCCAGACATCAGCCAGCGAATATTGTTTTTGTTTTTTGTCGCTGCGTTAGATCGCGCGCAATACACCCAAAGATTAGCAGAAAACTAGGGCTTTACCAATGCGTCATTATCGACCGCTATGAGACAGCTCAGCTATCGCGCTCATCGGTCTCTTCATCCAACGGTTTGAATTCCCGAGCCATAAGGGTCGCTTCTTTGATTTGCTCTGCTGTCATTGTTCGGGAGACATTTTCCAGTTCAGTGGTCGCGAAGTGCGGGAAGCCTCCCTGCACCGCCAGCAGGTAATACATGTAGGCCTTCTCAATGTCTTTTTCGACGCCCGTGCCTGTCTCATACATTGTAGCAATGTTGTATTGGGAGACCGCACTGCCGCGTTTGGCTGCTTCCAAATACCAGTAGGCTGCTTTGTCGACATCAGCCGTCACACCCCAACCATTGTCGTACATTGTCGCGAGGTCCTGCTGCGCCCGGTCATCGCCACCTTCAGCTCCAAGCGTCAGATATTTGACGGCCGTTGCCACATCGCGTTTCACAACCTTAGCGTCAAAATACTCTTCGCCGAGACGAAACGCAGCGCCCGCGTCACCATTCTCATCGGCAGCCTTGGTCCACTCCACGATCGCCTCTTCGTAGTATCCCCGCCGATATAGATCGTGACCGGTTGCCTCACTCGCGGCAGCCGGAGATTCCGCAACAGGTTCCGCAGCACCACTTTGAGAGATCATCGCGCCAACCGCTGCGACAGCCAGCAGAAGCGCTGCAAGCGTACCGACCATAAGTCGCTGCATATGCCCTTTGTCATCAGAAAGAACAGCTGCTTTGGCTCGATTTCGAGGCGCGCGATGGTTTGTCATGGTCGTTTACCCAATTCTCTAGATTCAACGGTAAGCTTACATCCAACTATAGTCTCACTTGAAGATCATTGGCGAGGAATCGCCCTAATCCAAGTTAACGATTGGTCACAAATCGATGTCACTGATGGCAGAAAAACTGGCAGAATTCGGCGTGCTTCGTCCCGATTGGGACGGCCTGCTTCTGCTGGCCAGCGTCATGCTCATCTTCATCATTCTCTCAGCATTTGTCGCCAGCCATTTCAAGGGCCGCAGCTTCCTCATCTGGCTCGGTATTTCAGCAGTGGCTCAAACACTGGCCATAGCAGTGCCGTTGGTCATAGCGGCACTTACCGGAATTGTGGACCCCGCCGACCTACAATCAACAGGGGCAGCAATCGACTTCACCACCTTCCGGCTCTTTGCAGAAATGTCCGTCGTTGTCGGGATCACCACACTCTTCGTCCTGAGTCTTCTCACCCAGACGAAGTGGAAAACTTGCGCGGCCTGCTCAGCCCGCGCCCCTTGGCGCGCTAAGACCTGTCCGGCGTGCGCCAGTCTGCTGCCTTCGGGCATCCAAACAACGGACAGACGAGAGCCGGGCGCGCAACCTCGTTTGCGCGCGAGGACCATCCATCTTCCCCCTGAACTAGACGCAAAGCTCCTGCATCTGGCTTCACCCAAAGGCGCGCGGAGCAAAAACACTGACGACGCAGCAGTATCAAAATACATCCGCCAACTGCTGGCTCAGTTTGAGGCCGAAGCCAAACGCACTGAGAACGAGTAATTTCCTTCGAGGCCCAATGGCATCTGCTGCCAACATGGTGTCAGGAGACCTACTGCCAGGAGGCTGTCAGCAATGCCTTGGTAGACGTCCCCGACAACAACAGCAGTTTTCCAAGAGGGTCAAATGAAACACTATTACAATCCCATGAGCCGCGCGATGACCACACTGTGGATGTTTGCAGAGCTGGATGTTGAACCTGAGCAAGCTCTCGTCGATATTCAATCTGGTGAAACAGCGACACCGGAATTTCGCGCGATCAATCCTATGGGGAAAATACCCACCTTGGTTGACGAAGGTGTCGTCATCACAGAGGTAGCAGCAATTTGTGCGTACCTTGCCGACAAATTTCCCGAAAAGGGCCTGGCGCCCAAACCAGGCACACCCCTGCGGGGTCAATATTACCGCTACATGTTTGTTCCGGGAACAACATTGGAGCCAATGCTCACAGTCAAATCGATGAATGTCGGGGACTATTCAGCAATGTCAGCTGGTTTTGGCGATATGGAGCGATGCCTCACAACCATTGATGCAATGACACCTGAGACAGACTGGGCGCTAGGTGACAACTTCACAGCAGCCGACATTGTTTTCGGAGGAACATTGGACTTCTTCGTCCAAACGGGGGGAATAGATGAACCGACCAGCAAACTAAGGGCATATGTAAGGCGCCTCAAAGACAGACCGGCCTATCAGGCGACACACGATCCCAGCTGGTTCTGATGCGCCAAGGCGTCTCCGTGGTATCGCGCCCTATTCCAGGCTTCCGACA
The DNA window shown above is from Parvibaculaceae bacterium PLY_AMNH_Bact1 and carries:
- a CDS encoding amino acid ABC transporter substrate-binding protein (Derived by automated computational analysis using gene prediction method: Protein Homology.), which translates into the protein MNNRLLPAVLALVVGLVAGFLLYPMFAGGGEETAPAVAASDDADPNAEPEPLPVVENRSTLDLVRARGYVRCGVSQGLPGFSNPNDSGDWSGIDVDVCRAVAAAVFGDADKSRYTPLSAKERFTALQSGEIDVLTRNTTWSLTRDTALGLDFVGVNYYDGQGFMVRKELGVKSVMELDGAVVCTNTGTTTELNVADFFRTNGLAYSIVAFEKSDEVVAAYDAGRCDAFTTDASGLYSERLKLADLNDHVVLPEIISKEPLGPAVRQGDDQWADIVRWSLFAMVEAEELGVTSKNAGEMRNTQNPAIRRLLGTEGAFGQNLGIPNDWAYKIITEVGNYGESFERGVGENTPLGIPRGLNALWKDGGLQYSPPIR
- a CDS encoding FAD-binding protein (Derived by automated computational analysis using gene prediction method: Protein Homology. GO_function: GO:0016491 - oxidoreductase activity [Evidence IEA]; GO_function: GO:0050660 - flavin adenine dinucleotide binding [Evidence IEA]), which produces MSQTKWQNWSGWVKAHPHTFYKPETESELAGLVAGASGPIRVAGSGHSFTPICESNETLFSLEKMSGLISSSEASHTARVFAGSTIRDLGPLLSEQGLGLINQGDIDRQAIAGAVGTGTHGTGKSLKSVSAAVVGFRLVTPSGEIINCSTVENSDVFDAGRVSMGSLGIMSEIDLQCAPAYALEERGGRLSVADLFDTLDGLRDDNRHFEFFWFPFADEVLVKTLNISDVQPKPRKRAPDGQDGPADIAFRKLCEISRFAPFLRRRFQRQMTEQGGSRYAGDAPGRSRWSHDAFPSDRNVRFNEMEYAVPAERGPDCVREVAEHMRSCGENFLFPIEYRYVAADDAWLSPFFEQDSVTISIHQYHKQAYAKLFRGVEQIFRKYDGRPHWGKLHTLAAGDLQALYPKWADFCSVRNRLDPEAKMLNPFLRKIFGVS
- a CDS encoding acetyl-CoA carboxylase biotin carboxyl carrier protein subunit (Derived by automated computational analysis using gene prediction method: Protein Homology.), whose translation is MAQVEVKSEITGKVWKIETKAGDKLEEDDPILILESMKMEIPIMAPADGTLVEILVSEEDAIEEGQTVALFDED
- the modB gene encoding molybdate ABC transporter permease subunit (Derived by automated computational analysis using gene prediction method: Protein Homology. GO_component: GO:0016020 - membrane [Evidence IEA]; GO_function: GO:0015098 - molybdate ion transmembrane transporter activity [Evidence IEA]; GO_process: GO:0015689 - molybdate ion transport [Evidence IEA]) is translated as MLELTNAEWVALSLSLKVALTGVIVSLPLGFVVAWVLARKNFPGKIILDGLVHLPLVVPPVATGYLLLVLLGINGPFGAWLNDQFGLRLVFTWQGAAIVAAVMGFPLLVRALRLSIEAIDTGLIHAARTLGASPSRVFVTIILPLVSPGLIAGSLLAFSRALGEFGATIAFVGNIPGETQTLPLALYSALQSPGGEEMGYRLVALSIVLAVVTLAASELLGRAVRKRLTGDA
- the metC gene encoding cystathionine beta-lyase (Derived by automated computational analysis using gene prediction method: Protein Homology. GO_function: GO:0004121 - cystathionine beta-lyase activity [Evidence IEA]; GO_process: GO:0009086 - methionine biosynthetic process [Evidence IEA]), with amino-acid sequence MTKKKHQDTTIVTTGRDPHNNHGVINPPVYHASTILYPSVEALHARDAKVTYGRRGTPTTFAFQDAVAELEGGYRTLVTPSGLSACSIALLAHLKAGDHVLVTDSVYGPTRTFCDIVLKRYGIDVEYYDPVIGAGIAKLLRSETTVVYTEAPGSQTFEMQDIPAIAKAAHDAGVLVMMDNTWASPLFCNPFALGADVSIQAATKYIVGHSDVMMGTITTNESAWRATIKNHGAIGITAGPDDIYLALRGLRTLSVRLHRHMETGILLAKWLEDRPEVSRVLHPALPTDPGHEIWKRDFSGACGLFGVVLKPTSDKAVAAMLDHLELFGMGYSWGGYESLIIPADPASNRTATKWAPEGPLIRIHAGLEDPQDLIADLEAGFERLAKNP
- a CDS encoding DUF1329 domain-containing protein (Derived by automated computational analysis using gene prediction method: Protein Homology.) translates to MKFVTTKGSNKLLAVSLVAGVGLGMAFPAMAGVSESEAARLDGDLTPMGAERAGNAGGTIPAWTGGISSPPAGVTYTIGDHHPDPFADDEVLFTITPENAAEHSDKLTPGHLAILNAYDTYKMNVYPTRRSCAFPEAVYAANRANAVNATLVADGNGVDGALLGTPFPIPQEGVEVVWNHNLRYRGHKLTRQFSAFSPSFGGGFTPIVVRDQVIFTYADPTTEKFADLNNISLKYMQTVVSPARRAGEIILVHDTINQVAGPRNAWSYSPGTRRVRRAPTIAYDNPQSYSDGLQTADNFDLFNGSPDRYQWELLGKQEKYIAYNSYKIGSDALTYEQIAEDRHVDQDLLRYELHRVWAVEGKLNEGQRHIYTRRVKYMDEDSWTMAAAELYDGRGELWRTQEAHIVQYYDVPTCFNGSEIVYDLIVGRYVVQGLKNQEPMINFFADELDESQFTPSGVRAAASR
- the modA gene encoding molybdate ABC transporter substrate-binding protein (Derived by automated computational analysis using gene prediction method: Protein Homology. GO_component: GO:0009897 - external side of plasma membrane [Evidence IEA]; GO_component: GO:0030288 - outer membrane-bounded periplasmic space [Evidence IEA]; GO_component: GO:0055052 - ATP-binding cassette (ABC) transporter complex, substrate-binding subunit-containing [Evidence IEA]; GO_function: GO:0015412 - ABC-type molybdate transporter activity [Evidence IEA]; GO_function: GO:0030973 - molybdate ion binding [Evidence IEA]; GO_process: GO:0015689 - molybdate ion transport [Evidence IEA]); the encoded protein is MRATLFVACVSLVYFSLPAYGDGAACEPITIFAAASTTDVLEEIASEYEKETACSVSTVFAGSGTLARQIEAGAPADLFLSANADWAKWIANAGLIRPENKVDLLTNQLVFIVSARDPDARLNIQQAERLRNYLSNGKLAIGDPNTVPAGRYAQAVLRHFGLGGLGDGQVVRASSVRSAVTWVARGEARAGIVYRTDAAIEGEVRIAGSIPSVDGIDITYPLALVGRTPNNAAVGFFRYLQSYDAAAVFADHGFSRISAR
- the modC gene encoding molybdenum ABC transporter ATP-binding protein (Derived by automated computational analysis using gene prediction method: Protein Homology. GO_component: GO:0009898 - cytoplasmic side of plasma membrane [Evidence IEA]; GO_component: GO:0055052 - ATP-binding cassette (ABC) transporter complex, substrate-binding subunit-containing [Evidence IEA]; GO_function: GO:0005524 - ATP binding [Evidence IEA]; GO_function: GO:0015412 - ABC-type molybdate transporter activity [Evidence IEA]; GO_process: GO:0015689 - molybdate ion transport [Evidence IEA]); translated protein: MSSVLSISVQKQEGTFALDANLEASAGVTAIIGPSGAGKSMLLSTIAGLADPDKGYIRLDEQALFDAALNVNLSPEHRELGMVFQDARLFPHMTVKSNLTFSRRQTRAALSTLEEIVDLMDIGSLLPRRPHHLSGGEKQRVAIGRALLSAPAALLMDEPLASLDLARRREIMPFLERLRHRFDLPILYVSHNLDETLRLADSVIVIDQGKILARGSVEETLSRIDVQSLILGGAKTNDHPEPVTIVAATIGKRSEDGLFSIETPWGVLTAPNITGRYGDQVRLRIRARDIVLSTAEPTGLSIRNVIAGQVGTMTEAGNAQVDVLVRPSHDSNAQPVWARITRRAATELDLQPGRPIWALLKAVVLTSDIELEALR